In one window of Desulfurobacterium indicum DNA:
- the hfq gene encoding RNA chaperone Hfq produces MSVVKVQDAYLNRLRKERIPVNIFLAKGTRLQGVITYFDQFTIVLEEGDSQQLVYKHSIATIVPSRPVRNLFSEGEER; encoded by the coding sequence ATGAGTGTTGTTAAGGTTCAGGATGCTTATTTAAACAGGTTAAGAAAAGAGAGAATTCCAGTTAATATTTTCCTTGCTAAGGGAACAAGATTGCAGGGGGTTATAACCTATTTTGACCAGTTTACAATTGTTCTCGAAGAAGGTGATAGCCAGCAGCTTGTCTATAAACACTCTATTGCAACAATAGTTCCTTCAAGGCCTGTGAGAAATCTATTTTCAGAGGGTGAGGAAAGATAG
- a CDS encoding lysophospholipid acyltransferase family protein: MNKKLSYRTEYLLLRLLKEKFLRKFSRNRALKVADSFASLFYAYPRVKRVSEENLRFVGMPFSIGKEAFKTFVKCSVDFFRSENYSFDFLDSIFSLRKESTISMDELVSLSGGILLTAHIGNWELLGGWFSHVSGGRLSVVAKPLKNFYVNEMVNSIRNHWNIKVIPTGNILEIIKDLKRKRFIGILLDQRPRQKDGVLVKFLGRDTFVNKGAAVLSVKTGKPVIPAFCYMEPDNSYTFEIHRPIYPEGKSVEELTKIYSDWIEMAVKKRPEQWFWSHRRWSNSPEFKRWKEKSL; encoded by the coding sequence ATGAACAAAAAGCTTTCTTACCGGACGGAGTATCTGCTTCTCAGGTTACTGAAGGAAAAGTTTTTAAGGAAATTCTCCCGTAATAGAGCTTTAAAAGTCGCAGATTCTTTTGCTTCTCTTTTTTACGCTTATCCCCGTGTTAAGAGGGTTTCGGAGGAGAATTTAAGATTTGTTGGTATGCCTTTTTCAATAGGAAAAGAGGCGTTTAAAACTTTTGTGAAATGTAGTGTTGATTTTTTTCGTTCTGAGAACTACTCATTTGATTTTCTTGATTCCATCTTTTCCCTTAGAAAAGAGAGCACAATCTCAATGGATGAACTTGTTTCCCTTAGCGGAGGAATACTACTTACGGCTCATATAGGGAATTGGGAACTTTTAGGCGGATGGTTTTCTCATGTCAGCGGCGGGAGATTATCCGTTGTTGCCAAACCGCTGAAAAATTTTTACGTAAATGAGATGGTTAATAGTATAAGAAACCACTGGAACATAAAGGTTATTCCTACTGGTAACATTCTTGAAATAATAAAAGATTTAAAAAGAAAGCGTTTTATAGGAATTCTCCTTGATCAACGCCCGAGACAAAAAGACGGTGTTCTTGTTAAGTTTTTGGGAAGAGATACATTTGTTAACAAAGGAGCTGCCGTTTTGAGCGTTAAAACCGGTAAGCCTGTAATACCTGCTTTCTGTTACATGGAACCGGATAACAGCTACACGTTTGAGATACATAGGCCTATCTATCCTGAAGGAAAGAGCGTTGAAGAGCTCACTAAAATTTACTCTGACTGGATAGAGATGGCAGTGAAAAAAAGACCGGAGCAGTGGTTCTGGAGTCACAGAAGATGGAGCAATTCACCGGAGTTTAAGAGATGGAAAGAGAAAAGCCTCTGA
- the hflX gene encoding GTPase HflX, producing the protein MEKVILLSVIKHGEQPDIEELSGLVEALGYKVVGSVVQHRRSFDPSTYVGKGKIEELKRFAEVKDASLVVTYHNLSPSQIRNIEKATGLKVRDRTEIILDIFAERARTKEAKIQVELARCYHQLSRLRGKGKGLSRLGGGIGTRGPGETLLETESRAIRRRIHSLKREIEKYAKRRSLFTERRRKSGLITVAVAGYTNVGKSTLVRRLTGEDLFIKNIPFATLDTRTGRIFLRGINRKILITDTVGFIKDIPHELIASFKATLQEVADSDIVAVVYDITSPNLYTESEAVGKILKEIGASDKPRITVFNKIDLVEGKEELFRLMIAGKVKNSENSVFLSAKTGEGVGSFLTKVEEIVTTLSL; encoded by the coding sequence ATAGAAAAGGTTATTCTTCTTTCAGTTATAAAACACGGTGAGCAGCCGGATATTGAAGAGCTTTCCGGCCTTGTAGAAGCTTTGGGCTACAAGGTTGTTGGTTCTGTTGTTCAGCACCGCCGCTCTTTTGATCCTTCAACCTATGTCGGAAAAGGAAAGATAGAAGAACTAAAGAGATTTGCGGAAGTAAAAGACGCTTCTTTAGTTGTTACCTACCATAATCTATCTCCGTCTCAGATAAGAAATATAGAAAAGGCAACCGGGCTAAAAGTTAGAGACAGGACCGAGATTATTCTGGATATATTCGCCGAAAGAGCAAGGACTAAAGAGGCAAAGATACAGGTGGAACTTGCAAGGTGTTATCATCAGCTTTCAAGGTTAAGGGGAAAAGGAAAAGGGCTTTCAAGGCTTGGTGGCGGAATAGGGACCAGAGGGCCCGGTGAAACCTTGCTGGAAACGGAATCAAGGGCTATAAGGCGAAGGATACACTCTTTAAAAAGAGAGATAGAAAAGTATGCAAAGAGACGTTCTCTCTTTACAGAAAGACGAAGAAAGAGCGGCCTTATTACGGTTGCTGTAGCAGGCTATACGAATGTCGGCAAATCAACACTTGTTAGGCGCCTCACGGGAGAGGACCTTTTTATTAAAAATATTCCTTTTGCCACACTGGATACCAGAACGGGAAGAATCTTTCTCAGAGGTATAAATAGAAAAATTTTAATAACAGACACTGTGGGGTTTATAAAAGATATTCCTCATGAGTTGATAGCATCTTTCAAAGCGACGCTTCAGGAAGTTGCAGATTCAGATATTGTAGCTGTTGTTTATGACATTACCTCTCCGAACCTTTACACAGAATCAGAAGCGGTTGGAAAAATACTCAAAGAGATAGGAGCTTCTGACAAACCAAGGATAACGGTATTTAATAAAATAGACCTTGTTGAAGGAAAAGAAGAGCTTTTCCGGTTGATGATTGCAGGAAAGGTTAAAAATTCTGAGAATTCTGTTTTTCTTTCGGCAAAAACAGGAGAAGGCGTTGGCAGTTTTCTCACAAAAGTGGAAGAGATAGTTACAACGTTATCTCTTTAA
- the miaA gene encoding tRNA (adenosine(37)-N6)-dimethylallyltransferase MiaA, producing MEREKPLIVITGPTAAGKTDFSIKLAKAIGGEIISADSMQVYRELDIGTDKISSDRMEGIPHHLIDIVYPDVYFSVADFVKEADRAIREIRKRGKFPLIVGGTAFYIRALLYGLSPVPPADESIRRELSKVSTEELYSSLKKVDPGYASKIHKTDRKRIIRALEVYKLTGKPLSSFKLPEKPRYEFYGYFLYRNRDELYKRINNRVDSQIERGLVQEARKLLSYGKGITAFQALGYKELLPYIEGKVSLEEAVRDLKRRTRQFAKRQFTWFRREKGFKWINLSEIPEEEVINVIKDDLRKGGVL from the coding sequence ATGGAAAGAGAAAAGCCTCTGATTGTCATTACCGGACCCACGGCGGCGGGAAAAACTGATTTTTCTATAAAGCTTGCAAAAGCCATTGGTGGTGAGATAATCAGTGCCGATTCGATGCAGGTTTACAGAGAACTTGATATAGGAACAGACAAGATTTCATCGGATAGGATGGAAGGGATTCCTCATCACTTGATAGATATTGTATACCCCGATGTCTATTTTTCCGTGGCAGACTTTGTTAAAGAGGCGGATAGGGCAATAAGAGAAATAAGGAAAAGGGGAAAGTTTCCTCTCATAGTAGGAGGAACGGCGTTTTACATAAGAGCTCTTCTCTACGGTCTTTCTCCTGTCCCACCGGCTGACGAAAGCATAAGGAGGGAGCTGAGCAAAGTTTCTACGGAAGAACTTTACAGTTCCTTAAAAAAGGTAGATCCCGGTTATGCATCAAAGATTCATAAAACGGATAGAAAGCGCATTATAAGGGCTCTGGAAGTTTACAAGCTTACAGGTAAGCCTCTGTCATCTTTCAAGCTGCCCGAAAAGCCTCGTTACGAATTTTACGGGTATTTCCTCTATCGTAACAGAGATGAACTTTATAAAAGGATAAACAACAGGGTTGATTCTCAGATAGAGAGAGGACTTGTTCAGGAGGCGAGGAAGTTACTCTCCTACGGAAAGGGAATAACAGCCTTTCAGGCTCTTGGCTACAAAGAGCTGTTGCCCTATATTGAAGGTAAAGTTTCTCTTGAAGAGGCGGTGAGAGATCTAAAGAGGCGAACAAGACAGTTTGCAAAAAGGCAGTTTACCTGGTTCAGGAGAGAGAAAGGCTTTAAGTGGATTAATCTTTCGGAAATACCGGAAGAAGAAGTAATTAACGTTATAAAAGATGATTTAAGGAAGGGAGGCGTTTTATGA
- a CDS encoding transposase — MRNGITSWGTPHKYQPQEAKMELQKILPDLVKEVVKQTLESIMTAEREVFLKEHGGTKNGFYVRNLDTVIGKLENLRIPRDREGKFRTKLIEPYRRRDINLEDLILGMFASGMSARAVAQALESVFELKYSPSTISKISQVTLEEI, encoded by the coding sequence TTGAGAAATGGGATAACCTCCTGGGGAACACCCCACAAATACCAACCCCAGGAGGCAAAAATGGAACTACAGAAGATTTTACCAGACCTAGTTAAGGAAGTGGTAAAGCAAACCTTAGAGTCAATCATGACGGCTGAAAGAGAAGTGTTTCTTAAAGAACATGGAGGAACAAAGAACGGCTTTTACGTTAGAAACTTAGATACTGTTATCGGTAAGCTTGAAAATCTGAGAATTCCAAGAGATAGAGAGGGAAAATTCAGAACAAAGTTGATAGAACCTTATAGAAGAAGAGATATCAATCTTGAAGACTTAATACTTGGGATGTTTGCCTCTGGTATGAGTGCAAGAGCAGTAGCCCAGGCTCTTGAAAGCGTGTTTGAACTTAAATACTCACCCTCAACCATAAGCAAAATATCGCAGGTAACCTTAGAGGAAATA